In the genome of Natronorubrum daqingense, the window GTGACCTCCCACCGAGTGCGAAACTGGTCGCGAAAGTGCTCGAAGCCGATTCGCCGCTCTCGCAGGGCCAACTCGCCGAGGAATCGCTCCTCCCCGACCGCACCGTTCGCTACGCCCTCAACCGACTCGAGGATGTGGACCTCGTCGGCTCTCGATACAGTTTCCGCGACGCGCGGAAACAGGTGTACTACCTCAAACGCTGACCGGGCCGGACGAACGCTGCCTGCTACCACGGTTCACAACACGGGGATGCAGTGTGGGGTGGCCGACAGGCGCTTTGCATCGACGTGCCGATATACACTTTTTCGTGCGCTCGGAAGTCTCGAGGTATGTCGCTCACTCGCTGTCCGGTCCCGGTATCCACGTACGCGCCGACTGGAACGACGAACGCCTATCTAATCGGCCGTGAATCGGCAGTTCTCGTCGATCCGGCGGCGCGGACCGACGAACTCGATCGACTCGTCGCCGACCGGTCGGTCGAACACATTCTCGCTACGCACACCCATCCCGACCACGTCGGCGCACTCCAATCCTACGCGAACGAAACCGACGCGACCGTCTGGGCCAGGTACGGCCGACGGGAGCGATTCGCCGACGCGACCGGTCTCGAGCCCGATCGAACCCTCCAACCGGGAACGACCCTTTCCGTCGACGACGAGCGAATTCGAATCGTCGGAGCGCCCGGACACGCGGCCGACCACATCGCTCTCGAGGTCGGGTGCGGTGGCCCGATTCTCTGTGGCGACTGTGCGATACGCGAAGGCAGCGTCGTCGTCGGCGCACCCGACGGCGACATGCGCGCGTACGTCTCGACCCTTCGACGCCTCTGGACGATGGACCCGCCGACGCTTCACCCCGGTCACGGCCCCGTGATCGACGACCCTCGAGCCACCCTCGAGCGACTGCTCGCACACCGTCGACGCCGCGAACGAACGGTCAACGACGCGGTCGAATCCGGTGCCAACGATCTCGAGGAAATCCTCGAACGTGCGTACGAGAAAGACCTCTCGGGCGTCCGCGAACTCGCCCGCGCAACGGTCGTCGCTCACCTCGAGAAACTCGATGTGGAAGGGCGACTCGAGTGGGACGGCGAGCGAGCGACCGCTCGAGCGCGGAGCGACTGACTTTTCCCCGCTCGCGGGTAGTACTCGGTGTGCAATCACTCGAGGCAGAACTCGAATCCGCTCGTGCACTCGACGTCGCCGACCTCGCGGACGCCATCGAGTCGATCGGCTTCGAGTGCACTCGCTGTGGGGCCTGCTGTAAAGGCCACGGTGAAGAAGAACACACGGCGACGGTGTTCCCCGAGGAGATCCGGACGCTCGTGGATCGAGAGACGAGCGATGGCGACCCGACCGACAACGTTTCGGCGGCCAGCGAGGCGTCCGATGACGAGACAGACGACGACAATCACGAGACGGACACCGGCGAATACGACTGGCGAGACGTCGCTCGCCCGATGCCCTACGGCCTCAGCGAAACGGACGACGGCCTCGAGGGGGAGACCTTCGAGTGGGCGCTCCAGACCGACGGCTGTGGCGACTGCACCTTTTATGAGACGACGGCCGACGGGACCGGCGCCTGCAGCGTCCACGAGGAT includes:
- a CDS encoding MarR family transcriptional regulator — encoded protein: MSMSTTEDGAAAGEETLSEDEYRERLRDLPPSAKLVAKVLEADSPLSQGQLAEESLLPDRTVRYALNRLEDVDLVGSRYSFRDARKQVYYLKR
- a CDS encoding MBL fold metallo-hydrolase — encoded protein: MSLTRCPVPVSTYAPTGTTNAYLIGRESAVLVDPAARTDELDRLVADRSVEHILATHTHPDHVGALQSYANETDATVWARYGRRERFADATGLEPDRTLQPGTTLSVDDERIRIVGAPGHAADHIALEVGCGGPILCGDCAIREGSVVVGAPDGDMRAYVSTLRRLWTMDPPTLHPGHGPVIDDPRATLERLLAHRRRRERTVNDAVESGANDLEEILERAYEKDLSGVRELARATVVAHLEKLDVEGRLEWDGERATARARSD
- a CDS encoding YkgJ family cysteine cluster protein, with amino-acid sequence MQSLEAELESARALDVADLADAIESIGFECTRCGACCKGHGEEEHTATVFPEEIRTLVDRETSDGDPTDNVSAASEASDDETDDDNHETDTGEYDWRDVARPMPYGLSETDDGLEGETFEWALQTDGCGDCTFYETTADGTGACSVHEDRPLICQTYPFSIDLAGTSQPMGEAVDEAGDVRAHECEGLGRDISREDAEALARTLKDRTITELEQAIGVRDTYEPADPDAGEIVVHDAEGAKRDDGTPLEK